A genome region from Frankineae bacterium MT45 includes the following:
- a CDS encoding Phage terminase-like protein, large subunit, contains N-terminal HTH domain, with the protein MAPRTRSRRQAAELSPEVKWYLETRGFELPKDAAVPLIRTPEPRTVRGAVFDPERVDRVIKALGCLRHTQGKWAGQPIIPSAVQVAYIIAPVFGWVAPDGDGGYARIIRDAYVEMPRKGAKTTLVSGLAMVLGFADDEPGAQVIMGAASRDQAGQAFKPVAAVARSSKVLAAAGVRAIKTEIRRESDSSVVKTASSRGDLAHGANVSGGLVDELHVHKDASLLEAIESGTGARRQPLVFIITTADDGQVTSVYAMRRSLIEKIASRVIKAPSMYGVVFAAAETDDPFAEATWAKANPLYPVTPSRAFMRSAADKAKANPVALASFLRLHLGIRAKQDARFLDLTRWDRNASMVVEADLVGRRCVGGLDLGSTSDLTALVWLFPDAQRGGYDVLARFWMPEAALEKLDARTQRNGSAWVEEGLIAVTPGDVTDYDFIKAQMKKDLGTFKVEGVGYDRWNATQLVIDMEADGAPMVKVGQGFASMSSPMKELERLSLAGTAAKPLVRHGGNKVLRWMADNLRAASDPAGNVKPDKAKSMDKIDGMSALITGLAVAMGSEPAAGPSKYETSDMIVV; encoded by the coding sequence ATGGCGCCGAGAACCCGTTCACGTCGACAGGCAGCTGAGCTCAGCCCCGAAGTTAAGTGGTATTTGGAGACGCGGGGCTTCGAACTTCCGAAGGACGCCGCTGTCCCGCTGATCCGGACCCCGGAGCCGCGCACTGTGCGCGGCGCGGTGTTCGATCCCGAGCGGGTCGACCGGGTGATCAAGGCGCTGGGCTGCCTGCGGCACACGCAGGGCAAGTGGGCCGGCCAGCCGATCATCCCGTCCGCAGTGCAGGTCGCCTACATCATCGCGCCGGTCTTCGGGTGGGTCGCGCCAGATGGTGACGGCGGCTACGCCCGCATAATCCGGGACGCCTACGTCGAGATGCCCCGCAAGGGCGCTAAGACGACGCTGGTGTCCGGCCTGGCGATGGTGCTGGGCTTCGCCGACGACGAGCCGGGCGCCCAAGTCATCATGGGAGCCGCGTCGCGAGATCAGGCTGGCCAGGCGTTCAAGCCCGTCGCCGCGGTCGCCCGGTCGTCGAAGGTCCTCGCCGCTGCAGGTGTGCGGGCGATCAAGACCGAGATCCGCCGTGAGAGCGACAGCTCCGTGGTGAAGACGGCATCGTCGCGAGGCGATCTCGCGCACGGTGCCAACGTCTCCGGCGGCCTGGTCGACGAGCTGCACGTGCACAAGGACGCAAGTCTGCTGGAGGCGATCGAGTCCGGCACTGGCGCTCGTCGTCAGCCGCTGGTCTTCATTATCACCACCGCCGACGACGGTCAGGTGACGTCGGTCTACGCCATGCGGCGATCGCTGATCGAGAAAATCGCGTCGCGGGTCATCAAGGCCCCTTCGATGTACGGCGTGGTGTTCGCGGCCGCGGAGACTGACGACCCGTTCGCCGAGGCGACGTGGGCGAAGGCGAACCCGCTCTACCCGGTGACTCCATCGCGGGCGTTCATGCGCTCGGCGGCCGACAAGGCGAAGGCGAACCCGGTCGCGCTGGCTTCGTTCCTGCGACTGCACCTCGGTATCCGAGCGAAGCAGGACGCGCGATTCCTCGACCTCACTCGGTGGGATCGCAACGCGTCGATGGTCGTCGAGGCTGACCTCGTCGGCCGCCGCTGCGTCGGTGGCCTTGACCTCGGCTCGACGTCTGACCTCACTGCGCTGGTGTGGCTGTTCCCAGACGCCCAGCGCGGCGGCTATGACGTCCTGGCGCGGTTCTGGATGCCTGAGGCAGCGCTGGAGAAGCTGGACGCCCGCACGCAGCGCAACGGCTCGGCGTGGGTCGAGGAGGGTCTGATCGCTGTCACGCCGGGGGACGTCACCGACTACGACTTCATCAAGGCCCAGATGAAGAAAGACCTCGGCACGTTCAAGGTGGAGGGCGTCGGCTACGACCGGTGGAACGCGACGCAGCTGGTCATCGACATGGAGGCCGACGGCGCGCCGATGGTGAAGGTCGGCCAGGGCTTCGCCTCGATGTCTTCTCCCATGAAGGAGCTCGAGCGGCTGTCGCTCGCCGGCACGGCGGCGAAGCCGCTGGTCCGCCACGGCGGCAACAAGGTGCTGCGGTGGATGGCAGACAACTTGCGAGCCGCCTCCGACCCGGCTGGGAACGTGAAGCCGGACAAGGCGAAGTCGATGGACAAGATCGACGGCATGTCTGCGCTGATCACTGGACTGGCCGTGGCGATGGGTTCCGAGCCGGCCGCGGGCCCGTCGAAATACGAGACGTCGGACATGATCGTCGTCTAA
- a CDS encoding hypothetical protein (manually curated) produces MALTWPRVLGHWKLAELDLHQVFGVDVESGVLASRSARWLRDRLLDLTLTRGTRLERSLRPDKSTEPEEA; encoded by the coding sequence ATGGCGCTGACGTGGCCGAGGGTGCTCGGTCACTGGAAGCTCGCCGAGCTGGACCTGCATCAGGTCTTCGGCGTCGATGTGGAGTCGGGTGTTCTCGCGTCCCGGTCAGCTCGATGGCTGCGTGACCGGTTGCTTGATCTGACGCTCACCCGGGGTACGCGTCTCGAGCGATCGCTTCGGCCAGACAAGTCCACGGAGCCTGAGGAGGCCTGA
- a CDS encoding phage major capsid protein, HK97 family → MPSKLMEAKDQVRSLSKKALEVTEDSTLTAMEQKSALDKLEPEIKQWTDEVQALQHIENRRKEFQAATGQDVEQAAAEANQNEAKSIGEQFVQSAGYKGLINRGLKGGQWSSGDVELKTTLTEGTAGSQGPGYAPVTAVPDLQPGVVDIRFRQLLIEDLFPGGTTESALIRYLVETAVTNAAAAVAEGNLKPESALKFDKVDEVLHKIATFLPISDEMLEDWSQAQSYVNARLILFVKQAAEAQILNGDGTGANMVGLLNRAGLATSIAKGTSPSTGTDNSMDAIYRQITQIRTTAFLEPDAVVIEPVAWENILLSKNSQGAYYANGPFASDQPATLWGKRTAVTAAMASSTALVGSFQQGGQIFRKGGLTVEASNSHADFFQRNLTAIRAERRLALAVYRPGAFGTVTGL, encoded by the coding sequence ATGCCCAGCAAGCTCATGGAGGCGAAGGACCAGGTCCGGAGCCTCTCGAAGAAGGCCCTCGAAGTCACCGAGGACTCCACGCTGACCGCGATGGAGCAGAAGTCCGCGCTCGACAAGTTGGAGCCGGAGATCAAGCAGTGGACCGACGAGGTCCAGGCGCTGCAGCACATCGAGAACCGCCGCAAGGAATTCCAGGCAGCGACCGGCCAGGACGTCGAGCAGGCCGCGGCCGAGGCCAACCAGAACGAGGCCAAGTCGATCGGCGAGCAGTTCGTTCAGTCCGCCGGCTACAAGGGCCTGATCAACCGCGGCCTCAAGGGTGGCCAGTGGTCGTCCGGTGACGTCGAGCTGAAGACGACCCTGACGGAAGGCACCGCCGGCAGCCAGGGCCCGGGCTACGCTCCGGTCACGGCCGTCCCGGACCTGCAGCCGGGTGTCGTCGACATCCGGTTCCGGCAGCTCCTCATCGAGGATCTCTTCCCCGGCGGCACGACCGAGTCGGCGCTGATCCGGTACCTCGTGGAGACGGCGGTCACCAACGCCGCCGCGGCCGTCGCGGAAGGCAACCTGAAGCCCGAGTCGGCGCTGAAGTTCGACAAGGTCGACGAGGTGCTCCACAAGATCGCGACCTTCCTGCCGATCTCCGACGAGATGCTGGAGGACTGGTCGCAGGCCCAGTCCTACGTCAACGCCCGGCTGATCCTGTTCGTGAAGCAGGCGGCGGAAGCGCAGATCCTCAACGGTGACGGCACCGGCGCCAACATGGTCGGTCTGCTCAACCGTGCGGGCCTCGCCACCTCGATCGCGAAGGGCACGTCGCCGTCCACCGGTACGGACAACAGCATGGACGCGATCTACCGCCAGATCACGCAGATCCGCACGACCGCGTTCCTGGAGCCCGACGCCGTAGTCATCGAGCCGGTCGCATGGGAGAACATCCTGCTGTCGAAGAACAGCCAGGGTGCCTACTACGCCAACGGCCCGTTCGCCAGTGACCAGCCGGCGACGCTGTGGGGCAAGCGCACGGCCGTCACCGCGGCCATGGCGTCGTCGACCGCACTGGTGGGCTCGTTCCAGCAGGGTGGCCAGATCTTCCGCAAGGGCGGTCTGACCGTCGAGGCGAGCAACAGCCACGCCGACTTCTTCCAGCGCAACCTCACCGCCATCCGCGCGGAGCGTCGTCTCGCGCTGGCCGTCTACCGTCCCGGTGCGTTCGGCACCGTGACCGGTCTGTAA
- a CDS encoding IPT/TIG domain-containing protein: protein MAAVITSFSPSTGPTAGGTAITVVGTSLNLVTTVLVGTTPAAITAQSSTSLTFVTPPQPAGTKTFFLVDETTPAMTPSATPITFSAGAALTPLSTTLATKWKLQVDSSSAQDGTGYILVRGMTDFQPGVDQQTQDDSDYDSGVWGSDVVTQLKWKNTCKLDRKVAAGYTEDPGQAILRAASATTGAPSVVRVRWYDRNGGPEAYEGYGIVTWSDDGGNTSAKSSVSVTIMGRGARATITNPGS from the coding sequence ATGGCCGCAGTAATCACTAGCTTCTCCCCGTCGACCGGCCCCACGGCCGGCGGGACGGCGATCACCGTCGTCGGCACGTCGCTGAACCTGGTGACGACTGTGCTCGTCGGCACCACCCCGGCCGCGATCACCGCTCAGTCGTCGACGTCGCTTACGTTCGTCACGCCGCCGCAGCCAGCCGGCACCAAGACGTTCTTCCTCGTCGACGAGACGACGCCTGCAATGACCCCGTCGGCGACACCGATCACCTTCTCCGCCGGCGCCGCGTTGACGCCGCTGTCGACGACGCTGGCCACGAAGTGGAAGCTCCAGGTCGACAGCAGCAGCGCCCAGGACGGCACCGGGTACATCCTCGTGCGTGGCATGACCGATTTCCAGCCGGGCGTTGATCAGCAGACGCAGGACGACTCGGACTATGACTCCGGTGTGTGGGGGTCGGACGTCGTGACCCAGCTGAAGTGGAAGAACACCTGCAAGCTCGACCGGAAGGTCGCCGCAGGCTACACCGAGGACCCGGGCCAGGCGATCCTGCGTGCCGCGTCGGCGACGACCGGCGCCCCATCGGTTGTCCGGGTCCGCTGGTACGACCGCAACGGTGGCCCGGAGGCCTACGAGGGCTACGGCATCGTGACCTGGTCGGACGACGGCGGGAACACCTCGGCGAAGTCCAGCGTCTCGGTGACGATCATGGGCCGCGGCGCCCGCGCCACCATCACCAACCCGGGTAGCTAA
- a CDS encoding phage portal protein, HK97 family, producing MILSNGTAVSAQIDTIADVTPIFSDASYYGRSSIELSGAFAAYGALFKSQLWVNILVRKLAFATARLPVVVRRQTGKGTEIEPGPLADLLATPNDRLDPFKLWLWTSATYDVYGEAFWLKLRDQKGRVRELHPMHPTNVIVRRSPDTGEVEYIYSSGVRNVSFLPPIPAADVVPFMGYNPDNLQRGISNLEPLRQTLFSEDASRRATASWWQRGARPSIALQHPGELSEPAQARLKKTWDQQHAGADLMGGTAILEEGMKAQVIQLSAEEMQYIESRKLNREEVCAAYDTPPPVVHILDRATFSNITEQMRSMYRDTMAPRLGLFESVLKHHLVPDFDKSGEVGPTFALDQVLRGDFETRATAVGTLIEKGVMKPSEGRPLFDLDDAGPAADKLYANSQLQELGSPAERVTITAQPPASPGETAVAEDTAEAAAAQRDQALADAQAQAAAAAAASQAPVNGGVRQRQLVPQPVAPVRRGGRPPKKQQEQE from the coding sequence GTGATCCTCTCCAACGGCACGGCTGTGTCGGCCCAGATCGATACGATCGCCGACGTCACGCCGATCTTCTCCGACGCGTCGTACTACGGCCGGTCCTCGATCGAGTTGTCCGGGGCGTTCGCGGCCTACGGCGCGCTGTTCAAGTCGCAGCTGTGGGTGAACATCCTCGTGCGCAAGCTCGCGTTCGCTACCGCGCGCTTGCCGGTGGTCGTTCGACGTCAGACGGGCAAGGGCACAGAGATCGAGCCCGGGCCGCTGGCTGACCTGCTGGCCACGCCGAACGATCGCTTAGACCCGTTCAAGCTTTGGCTGTGGACGTCGGCGACCTATGACGTCTACGGCGAGGCATTCTGGTTGAAGCTGCGTGACCAGAAAGGGCGCGTACGGGAACTTCACCCTATGCACCCGACCAACGTCATCGTCCGCCGCTCACCGGACACCGGCGAGGTCGAGTACATCTACTCGTCCGGGGTACGGAACGTGTCGTTCCTGCCGCCGATCCCGGCCGCCGATGTTGTGCCCTTCATGGGCTACAACCCGGACAACTTGCAGCGAGGCATCAGCAACCTGGAGCCGTTGCGTCAGACGCTCTTCTCCGAGGATGCGTCCCGGCGTGCGACTGCGTCGTGGTGGCAGCGTGGCGCGCGGCCGTCGATCGCGCTGCAGCATCCCGGCGAGTTGTCAGAGCCGGCACAGGCCCGGTTGAAGAAGACGTGGGATCAGCAGCACGCCGGCGCTGACCTCATGGGTGGGACTGCGATCCTCGAAGAGGGCATGAAAGCCCAGGTCATTCAGCTGTCTGCCGAGGAGATGCAGTACATCGAGTCGCGGAAGCTCAACCGCGAAGAGGTCTGCGCGGCGTACGACACCCCACCTCCGGTCGTGCACATCCTCGACAGGGCGACGTTCTCCAACATCACCGAGCAGATGCGGTCGATGTATCGGGACACGATGGCGCCCCGGCTCGGCCTGTTCGAGTCGGTGCTCAAGCATCACCTCGTCCCGGACTTCGACAAGAGCGGCGAAGTCGGCCCGACGTTCGCTCTCGACCAGGTGCTGCGCGGTGACTTCGAGACTCGAGCGACGGCCGTCGGCACACTGATCGAGAAGGGCGTCATGAAGCCCTCCGAAGGTCGGCCCCTGTTCGACCTCGACGACGCCGGCCCGGCCGCCGACAAGCTCTACGCCAATTCGCAGCTGCAGGAACTCGGGTCCCCGGCCGAGCGCGTCACGATCACCGCCCAGCCCCCAGCGTCGCCAGGCGAGACGGCCGTCGCCGAGGACACAGCAGAGGCCGCAGCGGCCCAACGCGACCAAGCCCTAGCCGACGCCCAGGCGCAGGCCGCTGCGGCCGCAGCGGCGTCTCAGGCGCCCGTGAACGGCGGCGTCCGTCAGCGGCAGCTCGTGCCGCAGCCGGTTGCCCCGGTCCGTCGCGGTGGCCGGCCACCGAAGAAGCAGCAGGAACAGGAGTAG
- a CDS encoding phage terminase, small subunit, putative, P27 family codes for MPGARGPLKLPAHLRAVNDGEPAGSAAERIRSAEPEKPEQVAADADLSGLWDSIVPELDRAGLIAPSDGPVVELALRHFLVARKAFDQIGDNVTVNDHHVAGGLKKHPAEAVFRSESDMFLRYANQLGMTFVSRARTPGAKEPDDGAENPFTSTGS; via the coding sequence ATGCCTGGAGCGAGAGGGCCTTTGAAGCTTCCGGCGCATCTGCGAGCGGTGAATGACGGTGAGCCGGCTGGCTCGGCGGCCGAGCGCATCCGGTCGGCCGAGCCGGAGAAGCCGGAGCAGGTGGCAGCGGATGCGGACTTATCGGGCCTTTGGGACTCTATCGTCCCGGAGTTGGACCGAGCAGGCCTCATTGCACCGTCGGACGGTCCGGTTGTCGAGCTCGCGCTTCGCCATTTCCTCGTTGCTCGTAAGGCTTTTGACCAGATCGGCGACAACGTCACTGTCAACGACCACCACGTCGCCGGCGGCTTGAAGAAGCATCCGGCCGAGGCGGTGTTCCGCTCCGAGTCCGACATGTTCCTGCGCTACGCCAACCAGCTCGGGATGACCTTCGTGTCGCGCGCTCGGACTCCGGGTGCGAAGGAGCCTGATGATGGCGCCGAGAACCCGTTCACGTCGACAGGCAGCTGA
- a CDS encoding 5-methylcytosine-specific restriction enzyme A (manually curated) translates to MPLGPPRLCNKCRKPVRGACPTCSPADRRVVDQRRGTASARGYNSNWHRVIRRQFLRQHPLCALCGKLAMVPDHWPLTRRQLIEQGVPNPDAFERLRPLCTDCHNRHGAR, encoded by the coding sequence ATGCCACTCGGACCGCCTCGACTCTGCAACAAATGCAGGAAGCCAGTCCGCGGCGCCTGTCCCACGTGCTCACCGGCTGACCGTCGGGTCGTCGACCAACGCCGAGGGACCGCCTCGGCCCGAGGCTATAACTCAAACTGGCACCGGGTCATCCGTCGGCAGTTCCTTCGCCAGCACCCGCTGTGTGCACTATGCGGGAAGCTAGCGATGGTCCCTGACCACTGGCCACTGACACGCCGCCAGCTGATAGAGCAGGGAGTGCCTAACCCTGATGCGTTCGAGCGGCTGAGACCCCTGTGCACCGACTGCCACAACCGACACGGCGCACGCTGA
- a CDS encoding Phage-related minor tail protein, whose protein sequence is MPLNVGNLVAYIKLMGGAEFDSSVTRSQESLDLTAQAARRTGVAVDETGVALQGAGRSATVASEGSAKFRAAQLSAIAASERYNAVLADENATMGRLASAEASVIRANERVAASAQGATEAQEKQVVASDHAGKSAVEGTKSLLKMAVGFAAVGGAIEIAKSTGDFQKETNVFVTAAGEQQAALGKVRQGILDIAGETGTTWQQLTNGMYIAEKAGYSLAKGGLDVVHAAAEGAKEENADLATVVNGVTSVMASYHLKASDAVMVTNEVKAAAGEAKTTMELFTGSLSTVLPQASANHIAFADVAGSLASLTQHGTTADEATQELANTIKNLGAPNAVAAKEMAQLGISANDVSLNLGTSKRGLAGTINYLSDTVLSKMARSGDKAGTVLLNTFNQSKTASAAAATEMAALGPAAQKVAVAYANGSLSLGDYRAALKGLPADQAALLQQWKSTQDGAKGFQSALRNGLTANQTYTDIIKKMTGGVNGLNTVLQLTGESTEGNAERIKRISDASKNAGTDVQGWASTQKLMNTQLDELKQKAQGAGITIGEDLVPKITSGTGFLLDHEKTIMHVAEAYLAYKAAVIAAGAAQSVWALGSTAVTAAVEFVGRVVGLNQINITRAAIEQAAAWEESMIEMEASTGQAAASLTASGDVMAQALRNAAAGSQEAAAEMAAADTEMVAGADGAAAGIDTALGSTGIGLAIVGLGAGLTFAAKHFGLFGSSAKAAQQPVEDLTTDIDTNTFALNANGKQAVIHSLQASGAFDAANRLGVNLALVTKAAMGNTQAQKDLNAAMVFAEGALSRNGALTKQQQDDVTKLGGAVDAQAQAVKNATQAAANEVSANKDASIAQIAHKQAVDAATYSTTQFHDKTATANQALDDMGTKHPRPVILDDQVRAALQKTDDLNISLANVDAFARKPPPVIRIDGSQINAVDQSLSDVLQRIYTINSTPVKTVTKDPNGMPFVPGATVPKGTPRSAAGGTVGGNGGPTADDQLTWLSTGEEVIQQSQAKVWRPVLKAINAGTFRGISTVATSGSGPSAPQPSASPMAGADVLSELQSLREQVAVLTHVTKAQTAAVVQGQRDSALEVARRTKTMQGAGSRK, encoded by the coding sequence ATGCCTCTGAACGTCGGCAACCTCGTCGCCTACATCAAGCTGATGGGCGGAGCCGAGTTCGATTCGTCGGTCACCCGTAGCCAGGAGTCGCTCGATCTCACGGCTCAGGCCGCCCGACGGACCGGTGTTGCAGTCGATGAGACCGGTGTGGCGTTGCAGGGCGCCGGCCGGTCGGCGACCGTCGCGTCTGAAGGGTCGGCGAAGTTCCGGGCGGCGCAGCTGTCGGCGATCGCCGCGTCGGAGCGGTACAACGCCGTCCTGGCCGACGAGAACGCGACGATGGGGCGGCTGGCGTCCGCTGAGGCTTCTGTCATCCGGGCCAACGAGCGGGTCGCTGCGTCGGCGCAGGGTGCGACGGAGGCGCAGGAGAAGCAGGTCGTCGCGTCTGACCACGCTGGTAAGTCGGCGGTGGAGGGAACGAAGTCGCTGCTGAAGATGGCTGTCGGTTTCGCGGCCGTCGGCGGGGCGATCGAGATCGCGAAGTCGACCGGTGATTTCCAGAAGGAGACGAACGTCTTCGTCACGGCCGCCGGGGAGCAGCAGGCCGCGTTGGGGAAGGTCCGTCAGGGCATCCTCGATATCGCCGGCGAGACGGGCACGACGTGGCAGCAGCTCACGAACGGCATGTACATCGCCGAGAAGGCTGGCTATTCGCTGGCCAAGGGCGGCCTCGACGTCGTTCACGCCGCAGCTGAGGGCGCGAAGGAAGAGAACGCCGACCTCGCCACGGTCGTCAACGGTGTGACTTCGGTGATGGCCAGCTATCACTTGAAGGCCTCCGACGCGGTGATGGTCACCAACGAGGTGAAGGCCGCCGCTGGCGAAGCCAAGACCACGATGGAGCTCTTCACTGGCTCTCTGTCGACGGTCCTGCCGCAGGCCTCGGCGAATCACATCGCGTTCGCTGACGTCGCTGGTTCGCTGGCCAGCTTGACTCAGCACGGCACGACCGCTGATGAGGCCACCCAGGAGCTCGCGAACACCATCAAGAACCTGGGCGCACCGAACGCCGTCGCGGCGAAGGAGATGGCGCAGCTCGGGATCAGCGCGAACGATGTGTCGCTGAACCTCGGTACGAGCAAGCGTGGTCTCGCGGGGACCATCAATTACCTGTCCGACACCGTGCTGAGCAAGATGGCCAGGTCCGGTGACAAGGCCGGCACGGTTCTGCTGAACACCTTCAACCAGTCGAAGACCGCGTCAGCTGCTGCGGCGACCGAGATGGCCGCCCTCGGCCCCGCCGCTCAGAAGGTCGCTGTGGCCTACGCCAACGGGTCGCTGTCACTCGGTGACTACCGAGCCGCGTTGAAGGGCCTGCCGGCCGATCAGGCGGCGCTGCTGCAGCAGTGGAAGTCAACGCAGGACGGCGCCAAGGGATTCCAGTCGGCGCTCCGCAACGGGCTGACCGCGAACCAGACGTACACCGACATCATCAAGAAGATGACCGGCGGCGTGAACGGTCTGAACACCGTGCTGCAGCTGACCGGGGAGTCGACCGAAGGTAACGCCGAGCGGATCAAACGGATCTCCGATGCGTCGAAGAACGCCGGCACTGACGTGCAGGGCTGGGCGTCCACACAGAAGCTGATGAACACCCAGCTCGACGAGCTGAAGCAGAAGGCCCAGGGCGCTGGCATCACCATCGGCGAGGACCTGGTCCCGAAGATCACCAGCGGGACCGGGTTCCTGCTTGATCACGAGAAGACGATCATGCACGTCGCTGAGGCCTACTTGGCGTACAAGGCAGCGGTAATCGCTGCCGGAGCCGCGCAGAGCGTCTGGGCGCTCGGGTCGACGGCCGTCACGGCTGCCGTGGAATTCGTTGGCCGCGTTGTTGGGCTGAACCAGATCAACATCACCCGCGCCGCGATCGAGCAGGCCGCAGCGTGGGAAGAGTCGATGATCGAGATGGAGGCCAGCACAGGGCAGGCCGCGGCGAGTCTCACCGCGTCGGGCGACGTGATGGCGCAGGCACTCCGCAACGCCGCCGCCGGGTCGCAGGAGGCCGCGGCCGAGATGGCAGCAGCCGACACCGAGATGGTCGCCGGCGCCGATGGAGCCGCTGCGGGGATCGACACCGCGCTCGGTTCAACGGGTATTGGCCTCGCCATTGTCGGGCTGGGTGCCGGCTTGACGTTCGCCGCGAAGCATTTCGGGTTGTTCGGTAGCAGCGCGAAGGCCGCGCAGCAGCCGGTCGAGGATCTGACCACCGACATCGACACCAACACGTTTGCTTTGAACGCGAACGGTAAGCAGGCGGTCATCCACTCGCTGCAAGCATCCGGCGCGTTCGACGCAGCCAACCGTCTCGGGGTCAACCTCGCCTTGGTGACCAAGGCCGCGATGGGCAACACGCAGGCGCAGAAGGATCTCAACGCCGCGATGGTCTTCGCCGAAGGCGCGTTGTCCCGCAACGGCGCGCTGACCAAGCAGCAGCAGGACGACGTTACGAAGCTGGGTGGCGCGGTCGACGCGCAGGCGCAGGCCGTGAAGAACGCCACCCAGGCGGCCGCGAACGAGGTCTCTGCTAACAAGGACGCCTCGATCGCACAGATCGCGCACAAGCAGGCCGTCGACGCAGCGACCTACTCCACCACGCAGTTCCACGACAAGACGGCGACCGCGAACCAAGCCCTCGACGACATGGGCACGAAGCATCCCCGTCCCGTGATCCTTGACGATCAGGTGAGGGCAGCGCTTCAAAAGACCGACGACCTGAACATTTCACTCGCGAATGTCGACGCATTCGCTCGGAAGCCACCTCCGGTGATCCGCATCGACGGATCGCAGATCAATGCTGTCGACCAGTCGCTCTCCGATGTGCTGCAGCGGATCTACACGATCAACAGCACTCCGGTGAAGACGGTGACCAAGGACCCGAACGGGATGCCGTTCGTGCCCGGCGCGACGGTCCCGAAGGGAACGCCGCGGTCGGCGGCGGGTGGCACGGTCGGCGGTAACGGTGGGCCGACTGCTGACGATCAGCTGACGTGGTTGTCGACGGGTGAGGAAGTCATCCAGCAGTCGCAGGCGAAGGTCTGGCGGCCGGTGCTGAAGGCGATCAATGCGGGGACGTTCCGGGGGATCTCGACGGTAGCCACCTCGGGGTCCGGGCCGAGCGCGCCGCAGCCATCAGCGTCGCCGATGGCCGGCGCTGATGTGCTGTCCGAGCTGCAGAGCCTGCGGGAGCAGGTCGCTGTTCTGACCCACGTCACGAAGGCCCAGACCGCCGCGGTCGTCCAGGGCCAGCGGGACTCCGCGCTGGAGGTCGCACGCAGGACGAAGACGATGCAGGGAGCGGGGTCGCGGAAATGA